The window AGTCGACCACCTCGCCGAGCCACTCCCGCCCCGAGCGGTAGGCGGCGGTCGCGGCGATCACGCCCGGCGTGGCGGCCCCGTGCTGCACGGCGAAGCCGAAGCGCGCGTACCGGCACTCGTCGGCGTCGTTGGTGGTGATCAGCTGGGCGGCCTTGAGGCCGGGCAGGTTCCAGGCCTTCGACGCGCTGGTGCCGGTGATCGAGTGGGCGGCCGCGGCCTCCGAGACGGTCGCGTAGGGGATGTGCGCCCGCCCGTCGAACCGCAGCGGCGCATGGATCTCGTCGGCGAACACCCGCCCGCCGTGCCGCTCCACCACCTCGGCGATCGCTTCGAGCTCGGCGCGGTCGAGCGCGGTGCCGGTGGGGTTCTGCGGGTTGCACAGGATGAGCGTGCCGGCCCCCGCGCGGAAGGCGGCGTCGATCGCGTCGAGGTCGTGCCGCCAGCGCGGGCCGCCCACCTCGTCCTCGACGACGATCCCCGGGACCTCGATCACCGGATGCCCGAGCGTCGGCGGATATGTCAGGAACGGCATATACGCCGGCGTCGGCACGATCACGGCCGAGCCCGGCGGCGAGAACGCCGTCACGGCCACGCCGAGGGCCGCCATCACGTCGGAGACGTGGTGCACCCGGGCGGGGTCGACGCGCCAGTCGTAGGCGTCGAGCATCCATTCGGCCGTCGCCTCGGCCATCTCGTGCGCCGTCGCCGGGGCGAGGTAGCCGAGCACGCCCTCGTCGAGTGCGCGGTGCAGGGCGGCGGTGACGGCGGGGGCGGTGCCGAAGTCCATCTCGGCGACCCAGGCGCCGATCGTGCCGGGGTTCAGGCTCCACTTGCGGCTCGACGGCACGTTGAGGTGGTCGGCGGTGATCTGGTCGAACCGGTGCATGTCTCGTCTCGGTGCGGGTGCAGGTGCAGGCAGGTACGGGTGCGGGTGCAGGTGCGGATGCGGTCGGCGGATGCCCGCCCCCAGCATCCTCGCCGCTCCCCCCACTGCCCGGCCCGAGTGTTGCGCAATGCGACGGCGAGGCCCTCTCGGGATGTCGGTGTCAGGGCGTGGTGATGCCGACCAGCCCCTCCGACACCTGCCAGAGCCGGCGTGCGTCGGCGAGGTCGCGGAGCGGCTTCCACAGCTCCCGCTCGGACGGTGGTCCCCCGATCGTGCGCTTCGGGCCGTAGAGGCGGTCGGCACGGGCGTCGGGGGCGGTGGCGGCTAGGAGGGCGGGCAGGGCGGCGCTCTCGGGCGTGCCGGCGATGCCGAGTCGGGCGAGCACGCCGATCAGGCGTCGCTCGGGCGGGGTGCGGTCCCGGCCGAGACCCGGCTGGGCCGCGAGCAGGTTGGTCGGCGAGATCCCGGGATGGGCGAGAGTGCTGCGGATGCCCCAGTCGTTCGTGCGGCTGCGGGCGTCGAGCTCCCGGGCGAACAGTCCGACGGCGATCTTCGAGGCCGAGTACGCCCGCATGACGTCGTAGTCGCGCTCGGAGTCGACGTCGTCCCAGTCGATCGATCCGCTGCGGGCCGCCACGCTGGTCTGGTGCGTGACCCGCGCCCCGCCCTCGCGCAGGAGGGGCAGCAGGCCCAGCGTGAGCGCGAAGTGGCCGAGATGGTTCGTGCCCATCTGCAGCTCGAAGCCGTCCGTCGTCACCTGGCGCTGCGGCGGGCGCATCACGCCGGCGTTGTTCACCAGCACGTCGATCGGGCGCCCCTCGGCCGTCAGCTCGGCGACGAAGGCGGCGACCGATCCGAGGGAGGAGAGGCCGAGCATCCGCGTGCTCACCCGGGCGCCCTCGACGGCCTCACGGATGCGCCGGGCCGCCGCCTCGCCCTTCTGCGCCGAGCGAACAGGCATGACGACGTCGGCGCCCGCCCGGGCGAGCCGGGTCGCGATGACGAGGCCGATGCCGTCGCTCGCGCCGGTGACGACGGCGAGCCGTCCGGTCTGGTCGGGGATGGCGAGATCGTGGGTACGTGACACGGGGTCCTCCGGGGGTCTGGTCGCCAGGTCGGCGTTCCCCCATCGTCGAACGGTTCGGGATGCGCATCCAGTGCCTGGGGATCCACGGTTGCGCAGGGCGTGCCTGAGCTACGGCGCGAGCCGCTGCGACCCGACCACCGCGAGCAGCTGCAGCTTCTCGTGGCTCTCGCTGCCGGGCGTGGCCGTGTAGACCAGCAGACGATGCCCCTGATCGGGGTCGACGAGGGTCTGGCAGTTCAGCTCGAGCAGGCCCACCTCGGGGTGCCGGAAGCGCTTCAGCTCGGGCGGTCGCACACCGATCTCCTGCGCCTCCCACACCTCGCGGAACCCGGCGTCGCCCTGCAGCAGAATGGCGAGCTCGGCCGCCCGCGAGCCGGGGCCGCGCAGAGCGACGAGCTCCCTCAGGCCCGAGGCGTAGAGCCGGGAGAGCTGCCGCTGCTCCTCCGGAGGATAGGGCTCCCGGGCGGCCGGATCGGTGAACCAGCGGAAGCCGAGCACCCGATCGTCGCCGCGCCGCTCCGTGGCGTCACCGGTGAGCGCGGCGCCGAGCGGGGTCTGCCGGAGCGTCTCCCCCAGCTCGGTGATGATCTCGGCCGGGGTGTCCGTCAGCCGGTCGAGGATGCGCAGCAGACCCGGGCTGACGTGGTCGCTCGCCGTTCCGCGCGTGGGCGGCCGGTGCCCGGCGAGCCGGAGCAGGTGATCCCGCTCGTCGAGGCTGAGGTGCAGGCCCTGCGCCATCGCCGCGATCATCTGCTCGGAGGGGTGCGGGCCGGTGCCGCGCTCCAGGCGCGCGTAGTAGTCGGTCGACATGTGGCTGAGCGCCGCCACCTCCTCGCGGCGGAGGCCCCCGGTGCGCCGGCGGGCGCCGCGGGGCAGCCCGACGTCCTCGGGCTGCAGAGACTCCCGCCGGTGCCGCAGGAACGCGGCCAGCCCTGCTCGATCGATCACGACTCCGCACCCCCTCTCGGCCCAGTTCTACAACACCTCGACCGGCGCAACCACGGCCTCCCGATCCACCCCTTCGCGCCGGCGGTCCCGCCGGTCGACGTCACCGCTCCCCAGCGAGCGACTCCTGCAACCAGCGGATGCTCTCGCCGAGCAGTCCCGTCGCGAGCAGCCCCGCGCCGAGCGGGCCCGACGTGTCGGCGCCGAGGAGGGGCAGCTGCCGGAGGGCGTGGCGCACCGGCCCGCTCGTCTGCTCGAGCTGCCAGGCCAGCTCGGCCGCTGCCGCGCCCGGCAGACCGTGATCACCCGCCGCGGGCGCCGCGGCCTTGGCGGCGTAGGCCGCCGCACCGAGCGCATGAGCCCCCATGTGCGCCACCCCCGATGCCTGCCCCGCCGACCAGGCGGCCGCTCGCGCCGCCGGCGAGGACACGGCCTGCGCGGCCCGGTTCGCGACGAAGCGGCGCCGGATCTCACCCGCCGCGTCCAGCTCGCCCCGGCCGAAGGCCCGAGCCCGTGCGATGGCGTCGCGCGGGCGATCGTCGCCGGGCGCCTCGGCCTCGAACAGGGGCAGCACGCGCTCGGCGCAGTCGGCCGCCCAGGCCGCCACGAGTCTCCGGTCGCTCTCGCTCAGGGTCTGCGGTGAGGGCATGCCCGAAGCCTGTCAGACCCTCCGTGGCCGCGCCACCACCGGCGCCGCGCCACCGTTGCAAGAGCCCACCGCACGTCGCCGCACCACCACCGCCGCACCACCACCGCCGCGCCACCACCGCCGCAGCCCACTGCCGTCAGACGCCTCCGCCGGCCCCGAACCCGGTGCGGTCGGACATCCGCCGAGCCATCGCCGCCCGCGCATCCTGCGAGTGGTCGGGCCGATCCGCGGGGTGCACGACCGGCTCCCGGTATTCGTGCCGGCCACGGATGCGCCGCCGCACGACCAGAGCCACCACGACCACCACGACGAACGCCACCAGGGCGATGATGTCGATCCAGACCGGTTCCATGTCTCTTCCTCCTCTGCCTCTCGACGTGCCGTCCCTCCATCCTCGACGACTGTCGAGCGAGAAACGCGGATGCACACCCCACGTCCAGCGACGCTGACGACGGCGCAGACGGTGCCCCCTCGAGACAGCAGGGGCGGGCGGCGGCCCACTTCCACCGGCGCGGGGATAGCGTGGGGGGATGACCGAGCTCGCTCCCACGCTGACCCTGAACGACGGCCGACCGATCCCCGCGCTGGGGTTCGGCACCTACCCGCTGCGCGGCGAGAAGGGGGCGGATGCGGTGGCCTCCGCCATCGGCACCGGCTACCGTCTGATCGACACCGCGTTCAACTACGAGAACGAGGGAGCGGTCGGCGAGGGCATCCGCCGGGGCGGGGTGCCGCGCGAGGAGCTGTTCGTCACGTCGAAGCTGCCGGGCCGGTACCACGCCCGCGAGCAGGCGGGCGAGGCGGTGCGCGAGTCGCTCTGGCGGCTGGGGCTCGACTACCTCGACCTCTACATCATCCACTGGCCGAACCCGAGCGTTGGGAAGTTCGTCGAGGCCTACGAGGCGCTCGTGCAGGCCCGCGAGGAGGGCGTCATCCGCTCGGTCGGTGTCAGCAACTTCACCGCGGGCAACCTGCGCACGATCATCGAAGCCACCGGGGTGACGCCGGCGGTCAACCAGATCGAGCTGCACCCGTCGTTCCCGCAGGAGGAGCTTCGCGCGGTGCACGCCGAGCTCGGCGTCGTCACCGAGGCGTGGAGCCCGCTCGGCAAGGGTGCGGCCCGCTACGACGATCCGGCGATCGTCACCGCGGCCGAGCGGCACGGGGTCTCGCCAGCGCAGGTGATCCTGCGCTGGCACGTGCAGCTCGGCAGCGTGCCGATCCCGAAGAGCGCCACGCCGGCGCGCCAGGCCGAGAACCTCGACGTGTTCGGCTTCGAGCTCTCCGCCGATGAGGTCGCCGCGATCACCGCGCTGGGCAGGCCCGACGGACGGCTCTTCGGCGGCGACCCGGAGACGCACGAGGAGCAGTGACCCGCGCTCGCTAGACTGCTGGCATGGCCAGTGACCGAGACGCCGTGCTGTCGATCATCTACTCCAGCAGAGCGACCGTGCCGTTCAGCGACGCCGACCTGGTCGAGCTGCTGAAAGTGAGCCGCCGCAACAACGCCGGCAGCGAGGTGACCGGCATGCTGCTCTACCGAGACGGCCGCTTCCTGCAGGTGCTCGAAGGGCCCGCCGAGGGCGTGCGCGAGCGGATGGCCGTCATCGCGCGCGACGCGCGGCACGCCGAGGTGCTGGTGCTGCTCGAGGAGGGGCTCAGCGAGCGCCGCTTCCCCGACTGGACCATGGGCTTCGTGCCGCACGAGTCGACCCCGCCCGACGAGATCCCCGGCTACCTCAGTGCCTTCGGCCTGAGCGACGACGACGAGGACTCCCAGGACGCCGTGCGCGCCCTCAGCGAGCTGATGGCCTGGTTCGAGAGCACGGCGAAGGGCGCGCAGAAGGACGTCGCGACGAACACCGCGACGCCCCTCGCCTGACCGGCGAGCCTCAGAGCCAGGGCTCCACGAGCTCGGCGTAGCGCCGCGCCATCGTGGCCACGACCTCCGCGCCGGGCGCCGCCCAGACGTCGGCGTGGAAGATCTCCACCTCCACGTCGCCCGCATAGCCCGAGGCCGCGACCGCCCGCGTGAACGCGGGGAAGTCGATGTGGCCGTCGCCCATCATGCCCCGCGAGAGCAGGGTGTCGGCGGGCAGCGGCGTGATCCAGTCGCAGACCTGGTAGCTGACGATCCGCTCCCCCGCGCCGGCGACGAGCTCGAGCACGCCCGGCTCCCACCAGAGGTGGAAGGTGTCGACGACCACGCCGACCTCCTCGGGCGCGAACGGCTCCGCCAAGGCGAGCGCCTGGCCGAGGGTCGATACGACCCCGCGGTCGGCGGCGAAGATCGGGTTCATCGGCTCGATGCCGAGCACGACGCCGCGGGCGCGTGCTTCGGGGGCGAGCTCCGCGATGGCCTCCGCCGCGCGGGTGCGAGCACCGACGAGGTCCTTCGACCCCTCGGGCAGGCCGCCCGGCACGAGCACGAGGGTGGGGGCGTTCAGCGCCGCCGCCTCGTCGAGCGCCCGCAGGTTCTCGTCGTGCGCGGCGCGGCGGGCGGCCGGGTCGATCACGGTGAAGAAGCCGCCGCGGCAGATGCTCGAGACGCGCAGGCCGGAGTCGGCGATCCAGCCGGCGGCGGTGTCGAGCCCGACGTCGGCGAGCGGCTCCCGCCAGACCCCGATCGCACCGAGACCGGCGGCGACGGAGCCGTCGATGGCCTCCCGCAGCGTCCAGTTCGCGGTGGTGCGCTGGTTCAGCGACAGGCGCGCGAGCCGCGGGTCGCCGGGCAGGGGCGTCGGCACGCGGGCCGCCAGCCCGCTGGGCACGTCCAGGGAGGGCGTGTCGGCGACGGCGTCCGCCGCGAAAGCGACCCCCGCCCTGTCGACGCCGACAGAGCCCTCGGAAAGGGTGGCTCCGGATGCGCCACCACGCGCATCCGGAGACAGCTCGACATTCTGCTGCACACTCATCGCGACGCCCCCAGCGTCTCGGCGAGCAGCCCGAACCGGTGCGCCGCCAGCGACGGATCGGGCAGCAGCCGCGCCTCGTTCAGCAGCTCCACGATGCGCGCGAGGTGCGGCAGGCTGCGGGCCGACTGCAGCCCGCCCACCATCTGGAACCCGCTCTGCGCACCCGTCAGCCACGCCGTGAACGCGATGCCGACCTTGTAGTAGAAGGTGGGCGCCTCGAAGATGTGGCGCGACAGCTCCAGCGTCGGCGCCATCTCGGCGTCGTAGCGCGCGAGGTCGCCGTCGTCGAGCGCGGCGAGTGCGGCCGAGGCGGCGGGGGCGATGGCAGCGAACGCGCCGAGCAGAGCATCCGAGTGACCCTGCTCGTCGCCCCGGATGAGCGACGGGTAGTTGAAGTCGTCACCCGTGTAGAGCCGCACCCCGGCGGGCAGCGCCCGGCGCAGCCCGATCTCGTGCGAGGCGTCGAGCAGCGACACCTTCACGCCGTCGACCTTGGCCGCGTGGGTCTCGATCAGCGACAGGAACGTCGCCGTCGCGGCCGCCACGTCGCGCGTGCCCCAGTAGCCCGCCAGCTGCGGGTCGAAGGCCTCGCCGAGCCAGTGCAGCACGACGGGCTCCGACACCTGCGAGAGGATGCGGTCGTAGACGGCCAGGTAGTCCTCGGGCCCGGTGGCCGCCGCGGCGAGGTGCCGGGAGGCCATCACGATGACCTGGGATCCCGTCGACTCGACGAAGGCGACCTGCTCGAGGTAGGCGTCCTGCACCTGGGCGAGCGTTGCCACACCGGGGGCGACCGTGAGGTGGTCGGTGCCGGCACCCGATGCGATGCGGGCCCCGAACTCCTGAGCCTGGGCTGCGCTGCGGGTGACGAGCTCCTGGATCGCGGGCCAGTCGAGCCCCATGTTGCGCTGCGCGGTGTCCATCGCCTCGGCGACGCCGAGGCCGTAGCCGAAGAGGTGGCGGCGGAAGGCCAGCGTGGCGTCCCAGTCGATCGCGGCGGGCGCGCCCGGCACGTTGTCGCCGTGCGGGTCGGCCACCACGTGGGCGGCGGCGAACGCGACCCGCGAGGTGTAGGGCGACGGATGCGCGGCCCATGCCCGCGGCTCGTTCAGCTCGATCTCGCGCCACCCGCCGGCGGTCGGCAGCGCGAGGCGGGTGCCGGTGCCCGTGCCCGTGCCGGCGCTGCTGCCGGCACTCACGAGCGTCACGACGACACCGCCTGGATCTCGACGCGACGCCCCTCGTTCGACGACTGCAGCCCGGCGTCCACGAGCTGCAGCCCGCGCACGCCGGCAGCCAGGTCGTAGGGGTGCGGGCGGCCGGCGGCGACGTCCTGCAGGAACTGCTCCCACTGCGCCCGGAAGCCGTTGGTGAACTCCTGGTTGTCGGGGATCTGCGTCCACTGCGAGGGGAAGTCCTGGTCGGTCGGCAGGTCGGGGTTCCAGACCGGCTTCGGGGTGTTCACCCGCGGCTGCACCTTGCAGCCGAAGAGGCCGGCGACCGCCGAGCCGAGGGTGCCGTCGACCTGGAACTCGACCAGCTCGCCGCGGTCGACCCGCACCGCCCAGCTCGAGTTGATCTGCGCGATGATGTCGCCCTCGAGCTCGAAGATGCCGTAGGCGGCGTCGTCGGCGGTGGCCTCGTAGCGGTTGCCCTGCTCGTCCCAGCGCTCGTGGATGTGGGTGACGGCCTTGGAGGAGACCGCCTCGACGCGGCCGAAGAGGTTCTCGAGCACGTAGTTCCAGTGGCAGTACATGTCGAGGGTCATGCCCCCGCCGTCCTCCTCGCGGTAGTTCCAGGAGGGGCGCTGCGCGGGCAGGAAGTCGCCCTCGAAGACCCAGTACCCGAACTCGCCGCGCACGCTCAGGATGCGCCCGAAGAAGCCCGAGTCGATCAGGCGCTTGAGCTTCAAGAGGCCCGGCAGGTAGAGCTTGTCGTGCACGACGCCGTTGATGACGCCGGCCTGCTCGGCCGCGGCGACGAGCTCGAGGCCGTCGGCGACCGTGTTCGCGATCGGCTTCTCGGTGTAGATGTGCTTGCCGGCGGCGATGGCCTGCAGGATGGCGTCCTTGCGGGCACTGGTGACCTGGGCGTCGAAGTAGATGGTCGCGGTCTCGTCGGCGAGGGCGGCGGCCAGATCGGTGGTGTACTCGGCGACGCCGTGCAGGGCGGCCAGCTCGGCCAGCTTCTCGGCGCTGCGGCCGACCAGGACGGGCTCGACCGTGAGCCGGTCGCCGTTCGGCAGCAGGATGCCGCCGTCGTCGCGGATGGCGAGGATCGAGCGCACCAGGTGCTGGCGGTAGCCCATGCGCCCGGTGACGCCGTTCATGATGATGCGAAGCGTCTGCGTCGACACGTCGTTTCCGTTCTCTCGGGCTCTCCGTGCGGAAAGCGCTTTCCAGGTAATTCGACTCTGCCAGACGGGTCCGGCGTTGTCCAGTGGGAGTGGGTGTCAGCCCGCCGCCGGCGTTCCGGCCACGACCGCGTTGTGCAACCGGTCGACGTCGAGCCCCAGCCGCGACGGGCCGGCGATGTTCGTCAGCAGCACGAACGCGACGCCGAGCTCGGGATAGATCCAGAACTCGGTGCCGGCCCAGCCGCCGTGGCCGTAGGTGCGCTGCTCGAGCAGCCCGGGGGCCGCGAAGCGCAGGTTCCAGCCCAGGCCCCAGTCCTGGCCGCGCTCGGCCGGGTAGGGCTCGAGGCGCGGCAGCCCGGTGGTCTGCGGGCGCAGCATCGCGGCGACGGTCGACGGATGCACGACCCGCCCACCGCCGGCCAGCAGCGCCGATCCCAGCGCCAGCAGGTCGGACGCGGTGCCGTACAGCCCCGCCCCCGGATGCGCGAGCCGCTGCAGTGCCGGATAGTCCAGCCCCTGCTCGGCCGCGTCGAACACCGGGTGCGGATCGCAGTCGGCGTCGAACGTCAGCCCGGGCATCCCGGCGTCGTCGGCGAGGCCGTCGAGCTCGTGCCGCAGCGACTCGCCCGTCGCGTGCTCCACCAGCGCCTGCACGCCCGCGAACGCGATGCTCGAGTAGCGCGAGACGGTGCCGGCGGCGAAGTCGGCGTCCGCGCCGAGGAGCGAGGCCTCCAGTCCGAGCGGCGTGTGCAGCGGCGGTTCGGCGATGCCCGAGGTGTGGCTGAGCAGGTGGCGCAGCCGCACGGTGTCGGAGCGGCGGGCCCCGAAGGCCGGACGGGCATCCTGAAGCGGTGTCTGCGGCGTGAGCAGCCCGCGCTCGACGGCCCGCAACGCGGTCAGCGCGACGATCGGCTTCGTGATCGAGAACAGCGGGTAGTGGTCGCCCACCGCGGCCTGCCGCGGCCCGCTCGCGCCGAACGCCTCGAGCTCGAGCACGCCGCCCGCGTCGGCGATGCCGAGCACCGCGGTGGGCAGGATCCCCTCGTCGACCTGGCGTCGGGCCCAGCTCAGCGCGTGCCCGTAGCCGCTCATGCCGTCTCCTCCTCTGCGCCGCCGGGCAGCGCGAACACGCGCACCGGTCCGTCGGCCTCCACGATCGCACGCGGGTCGTCCACCACGACGACCAGGCCGCCCGGGCTCCGCCATGCGCGCCACCACGGGTCGTCCAGCCGGTCGGCGGAGGCGCCCGGCACGGTCACACGGATGCCCGCCCGCCCGGCCATCGACCGCCCCACGGTCGCGGGCTTCACCTCGGCCAGCCACGGCGCGACGCCGTCGAGGGTGCGCCGCTGCGCATCCGGGATCTCGCCCGCCGCCGTCGGCCCCACGTTCAGCAGCAGGCGGCCCCCGCGCGACACGACGTCGGCGTAGAGGCGCGCCAGCTCACGCGGCGTCAGGGTCAGGGCCTCGTCCTCGACGGCGTTGTAGCCGAATGAGAAGCCGAGGCCACGGCAGTGCTCCCAGCCGGTGTCGGTCTCGTTGCCGGTGTCGTGGTCGTACTCGCTGGTTCGGTAGTCGCCGACCGGCGCGCCCCAGCGGTCGTTCACGATGCCCTCGGGCGCCGCCGCGCGGAAGCGTGCCAGCAGCTCCTCGATCGAGGTCGGCCCGGGCTCCTTGCCGGCGTCGGGCCAGTCGATGTCGTTCCAGAGCACCTCGGGCGCGTACCGGTCGATCAGGTCGGCCACCTGCGCGAAGGCGTAGTCGTTGTAGTCGGCGCCGACCGGTCGCAGCCGGCTCACGTCGTCGCTCGAGGTGAGCGGCGGATGCTCCGCGAACGCCCAGTCGAGACCGCCCGAGTAGTAGACGCCGAAACGCATCCCGGCCTCGCGCACCGCGGCCGCGAGGGGGCCGATCAGGTCGCGGCGGGGCCCGCGGGCCACCGTGCTGAGCTCCCCGGCGCCCGGAGCGTCCCAGAGCGCGATCCCGTCGTGGTGCTTCGTGGTCGGCACGACGTAGTCGGCGCCGATCGACGCGAACAGCCGCGCCCACTCGGCGGGGTCGTAGCGCTCGGCCGTCCAGTCGTCGAGGAAGACGGCGTAGGGCGCCCCGCCGTGCACCTCGAGGTGCCGCGCGGCTGCCGGTGAGCCGGCGATCCGGATCGTGTTGGCGTACCACTCGGCATAGGCGTTGTGGGCGAACCACTCCTCGTCGGGCACGGCGCCGAGGGCACCGCTCGGCTCGGCCCAGGCCGGCACCGAGTAGGCGCCCCAGTGCACGAAGACGCCGAGTGTGGCGTCACGCGCCCAGGCGGGCAGGGGGCGGGAGAGCACGCTCGTGGTGACGCTGTCGCGGACGGCGGTGGTCGTGCCGTCGCTCACCGCGTCTCCTCCGGGCCCAGCACGTCGTCGTCCCGGTCCGCGCGCCGCGGACGCTCCGGGATGGCCACCATCGCCAGCACGACGCAGCCGAGCGCCGGCACGGCGAGCGGCAGCAGCTGCCACGTCACGACCACCGCGAAGGCCGCCGTCGCGACCGTGTAGCCCGCGCCCGCAGGGTCGCCGCCGAGAGCCGACGGCACCGCCTTGAAGGCGGCGCGCCAGCCGGTATCCGGAGACCATCGACCGCACGCCGTGAGCAGCAGCAGCGCGACCGCCGCGAGCCCCACCCAGCCGACGAGCCCGACCAGCGGGCCGCCGGGCAACGCGCCCGAGCCGGCCAGGTCGATGTCGAGCAGCAGCACGAGCACGAGCGCCGCCGCGCCGAGGGCCACGATCGCTCCCCCGAGGAACGCGGCCTTGAACTCGGCCCAGGCGACGGCGAAGGTCGACTCCTCGGCCCGCAGGAAGCGGCGCATGTGCCCGGCCCCGGCGGCGAGGGCCGCTGGCAGGGTCACGAGCGGCAGCGACACCAGCGTCACCAGGATGCCCACCGTCAGCACCTCGCCGAGCAGCGCGAAGCGGTTGCGCGCGCCCGGGAACCGCGCGGGCGGCCCCTCCTCGCGAACCGGCCCGCTGCCCGAGTCGGCGGCGCGGCGGGCGGCCCGATCCGAGCGGCGGTGCTGTCTGTCGGTCACGGTCATCAGCCCCCGAGACATCAACCCTTGAGCCCCTGCGTGGCCACCCCGTCGACGAGGAAGCGCTGGAACACGATGAAGAAGATCAGGATCGGCAGGAGCGCGAGGAACGACACCGCGACCGTGGCCCCGTAGTCGGAGGTGCTGGTGGCGTCGTTGTAGAGGCGCAGCGCGATCGGCAGCGGGTATTTCTCGGGCGAATTCACGTAGAGCAGCGGGCCGAGGAAGTCGTTCCAGGTCCAGATGAACGCGAAGATCGCGCTGGTGATCAGGGCGGGCCTGATCAGGGGCAGGATGATCGAGAAGAAGATCCGGGTGTGACCGGCGCCGTCGATGCGGGCCGCCTCGTCCATGTCGCGGGGGATGTTGCGGATGAACTGCACCATCAGGAAGACGAAGAACGCCTCCGTCGCGAGGAACTTCGGCAGGATCAGCGGCACGTAGGTGTCCACCAGCTCGAGCTTCTGGAACATGATGTACTGCGGGATGATGATGACGTGGAACGGCAGCAGCAGCGTTCCGATCATCGCGGCGAAGAGCACGCCGACACCCTTGAACTTGATCCGGGCGAAGGCGTAGGCCGCCAGCGCCGACGAGGCCAGGATGCCGACGACCGCGCTCACCGCGATCAGCAGCGAGTTGCCGAAGAACCGCCAGAGCGGTGTGCCGGCGATGCCGTCGAACACCTTGAGGTAGTTGTCGATGGTCGGGTTCTCGGGGATGAGACCGGGGTTCTGGCCGAACTCGCTCGAGGGCTTGAAGGTCGAGAAGACCAGCCAGACAAGCGGGTACAGGATGATCGCGGTGAGCGCGAGGAGCACCACGAACCAGATGACCGTGTTG of the Herbiconiux flava genome contains:
- a CDS encoding MalY/PatB family protein — protein: MHRFDQITADHLNVPSSRKWSLNPGTIGAWVAEMDFGTAPAVTAALHRALDEGVLGYLAPATAHEMAEATAEWMLDAYDWRVDPARVHHVSDVMAALGVAVTAFSPPGSAVIVPTPAYMPFLTYPPTLGHPVIEVPGIVVEDEVGGPRWRHDLDAIDAAFRAGAGTLILCNPQNPTGTALDRAELEAIAEVVERHGGRVFADEIHAPLRFDGRAHIPYATVSEAAAAHSITGTSASKAWNLPGLKAAQLITTNDADECRYARFGFAVQHGAATPGVIAATAAYRSGREWLGEVVDYLDGNRRLLGSLLAEHAPGVGYALPEATYLAWLDCRSLDLGPGASPAALLRERAGVTVTDGALCGAGYEGFVRLVFAMPRPLLREATLRIADALAAP
- a CDS encoding SDR family oxidoreductase; the encoded protein is MSRTHDLAIPDQTGRLAVVTGASDGIGLVIATRLARAGADVVMPVRSAQKGEAAARRIREAVEGARVSTRMLGLSSLGSVAAFVAELTAEGRPIDVLVNNAGVMRPPQRQVTTDGFELQMGTNHLGHFALTLGLLPLLREGGARVTHQTSVAARSGSIDWDDVDSERDYDVMRAYSASKIAVGLFARELDARSRTNDWGIRSTLAHPGISPTNLLAAQPGLGRDRTPPERRLIGVLARLGIAGTPESAALPALLAATAPDARADRLYGPKRTIGGPPSERELWKPLRDLADARRLWQVSEGLVGITTP
- a CDS encoding helix-turn-helix transcriptional regulator, with translation MIDRAGLAAFLRHRRESLQPEDVGLPRGARRRTGGLRREEVAALSHMSTDYYARLERGTGPHPSEQMIAAMAQGLHLSLDERDHLLRLAGHRPPTRGTASDHVSPGLLRILDRLTDTPAEIITELGETLRQTPLGAALTGDATERRGDDRVLGFRWFTDPAAREPYPPEEQRQLSRLYASGLRELVALRGPGSRAAELAILLQGDAGFREVWEAQEIGVRPPELKRFRHPEVGLLELNCQTLVDPDQGHRLLVYTATPGSESHEKLQLLAVVGSQRLAP
- a CDS encoding putative immunity protein, which codes for MPSPQTLSESDRRLVAAWAADCAERVLPLFEAEAPGDDRPRDAIARARAFGRGELDAAGEIRRRFVANRAAQAVSSPAARAAAWSAGQASGVAHMGAHALGAAAYAAKAAAPAAGDHGLPGAAAAELAWQLEQTSGPVRHALRQLPLLGADTSGPLGAGLLATGLLGESIRWLQESLAGER
- a CDS encoding aldo/keto reductase, translating into MTELAPTLTLNDGRPIPALGFGTYPLRGEKGADAVASAIGTGYRLIDTAFNYENEGAVGEGIRRGGVPREELFVTSKLPGRYHAREQAGEAVRESLWRLGLDYLDLYIIHWPNPSVGKFVEAYEALVQAREEGVIRSVGVSNFTAGNLRTIIEATGVTPAVNQIELHPSFPQEELRAVHAELGVVTEAWSPLGKGAARYDDPAIVTAAERHGVSPAQVILRWHVQLGSVPIPKSATPARQAENLDVFGFELSADEVAAITALGRPDGRLFGGDPETHEEQ
- a CDS encoding BLUF domain-containing protein; translation: MASDRDAVLSIIYSSRATVPFSDADLVELLKVSRRNNAGSEVTGMLLYRDGRFLQVLEGPAEGVRERMAVIARDARHAEVLVLLEEGLSERRFPDWTMGFVPHESTPPDEIPGYLSAFGLSDDDEDSQDAVRALSELMAWFESTAKGAQKDVATNTATPLA
- a CDS encoding sugar phosphate isomerase/epimerase family protein is translated as MSVQQNVELSPDARGGASGATLSEGSVGVDRAGVAFAADAVADTPSLDVPSGLAARVPTPLPGDPRLARLSLNQRTTANWTLREAIDGSVAAGLGAIGVWREPLADVGLDTAAGWIADSGLRVSSICRGGFFTVIDPAARRAAHDENLRALDEAAALNAPTLVLVPGGLPEGSKDLVGARTRAAEAIAELAPEARARGVVLGIEPMNPIFAADRGVVSTLGQALALAEPFAPEEVGVVVDTFHLWWEPGVLELVAGAGERIVSYQVCDWITPLPADTLLSRGMMGDGHIDFPAFTRAVAASGYAGDVEVEIFHADVWAAPGAEVVATMARRYAELVEPWL
- a CDS encoding dihydrodipicolinate synthase family protein, which codes for MTLVSAGSSAGTGTGTGTRLALPTAGGWREIELNEPRAWAAHPSPYTSRVAFAAAHVVADPHGDNVPGAPAAIDWDATLAFRRHLFGYGLGVAEAMDTAQRNMGLDWPAIQELVTRSAAQAQEFGARIASGAGTDHLTVAPGVATLAQVQDAYLEQVAFVESTGSQVIVMASRHLAAAATGPEDYLAVYDRILSQVSEPVVLHWLGEAFDPQLAGYWGTRDVAAATATFLSLIETHAAKVDGVKVSLLDASHEIGLRRALPAGVRLYTGDDFNYPSLIRGDEQGHSDALLGAFAAIAPAASAALAALDDGDLARYDAEMAPTLELSRHIFEAPTFYYKVGIAFTAWLTGAQSGFQMVGGLQSARSLPHLARIVELLNEARLLPDPSLAAHRFGLLAETLGASR
- a CDS encoding Gfo/Idh/MocA family protein; this translates as MNGVTGRMGYRQHLVRSILAIRDDGGILLPNGDRLTVEPVLVGRSAEKLAELAALHGVAEYTTDLAAALADETATIYFDAQVTSARKDAILQAIAAGKHIYTEKPIANTVADGLELVAAAEQAGVINGVVHDKLYLPGLLKLKRLIDSGFFGRILSVRGEFGYWVFEGDFLPAQRPSWNYREEDGGGMTLDMYCHWNYVLENLFGRVEAVSSKAVTHIHERWDEQGNRYEATADDAAYGIFELEGDIIAQINSSWAVRVDRGELVEFQVDGTLGSAVAGLFGCKVQPRVNTPKPVWNPDLPTDQDFPSQWTQIPDNQEFTNGFRAQWEQFLQDVAAGRPHPYDLAAGVRGLQLVDAGLQSSNEGRRVEIQAVSS